A window of the Sabethes cyaneus chromosome 1, idSabCyanKW18_F2, whole genome shotgun sequence genome harbors these coding sequences:
- the LOC128732795 gene encoding uncharacterized oxidoreductase dhs-27-like, producing the protein MSDTEEDSISSDSWPINEDWLVEVLNKHHEVRSGIKITEFKVRQGCHEGVNNLSDILAVAVVYELQNSQVETKSLDIVIKLLPQDPFSRFFVTEAQFDLREIKFYTSILPDLLAFQESQNTKDDGIGMLISVPTCFYTQYAPAVSPSQGSPEPPESILVLEDMRSLGYRGANFTSGLTVSQTEAAIRAIVTIHVLSLGLKVKKKVNINEKYPFLFQTTRATESYQQLVEQGMPQLTKFLETKPNYVNELKALNKIRPKTKELIESLLQPIEPMGLITHTDFWCNNLLFRSENDGTDSCIILDWQMVTYSRPTNDLALLLISSIPSNIRRQHSARLLNLYYNLLRENCLKLDIDIEVDLDYSRNKMELEYRQSELLALLLCIGSIDIAIGNPLAEQRLLDVLQDLNEGGVLSMNDCI; encoded by the exons ATGTCCGATACAGAGGAAGATTCGATCAGCTCTGATAGTTGGCCCATCAACGAAGACTGGCTGGTAGAGGTGTTAAATAAGCACCATGAGGTTCGTTCCGGAATTAAGATTACGGAATTCAAAGTGCGGCAAGGTTGTCACGAAGGGGTGAATAACCTAAGCGATATCCTAGCCGTTGCAGTGGTCTACGAGTTGCAGAACAGCCAGGTGGAGACTAAAAGTTTGGATATCGTGATAAAACTTCTGCCGCAGGATCCGTTCAGCAGGTTTTTCGTCACGGAGGCGCAGTTTGACTTGAGAGAAATTAAATTCTACACAAGT ATACTTCCTGATCTCTTAGCTTTTCAAGAGTCGCAAAATACCAAAGACGATGGTATCGGAATGTTGATCTCGGTGCCCACGTGCTTCTACACCCAATACGCACCAGCTGTCAGTCCTTCGCAGGGAAGTCCAGAACCCCCGGAAAGTATTCTGGTGCTGGAAGACATGCGGTCGCTGGGTTATAGA GGTGCTAACTTTACTTCAGGACTCACTGTCAGTCAAACGGAAGCTGCCATCCGAGCAATCGTGACAATCCATGTGCTTTCGTTGGGCCTCAAAGTTAAGAAAAAGGTCAACATCAATGAGAAATATCCG TTTCTCTTCCAAACGACCCGAGCAACCGAGAGCTATCAGCAATTGGTGGAGCAGGGCATGCCTCAGTTAACGAAATTCCTTGAAACCAAGCCAAATTACGTAAACGAACTGAAGGCGCTTAATAAAATCCGTCCCAAGACAAAAGAACTGATCGAATCACTTTTGCAGCCAATCGAACCGATGGGATTGATTACCCATACGGACTTTTGGTGTAACAATTTGCTGTTCCGTTCGGAAAACGATGGTACCGATAGCTGCATCATATTGGATTGGCAGATGGTGACCTACAGTCGCCCGACGAATGATCTGGCACTGCTGCTGATATCCTCCATCCCATCCAACATTCGGCGGCAGCACAGCGCTCGTTTGTTAAATTTGTACTACAATCTGCTGAGAGAAAATTGTTTAAAGTTGGATATTGACATAGAGGTTGATCTGGACTATAGTCGAAACAAGATGGAGCTAGAGTATCG ACAATCCGAACTTTTGGCGCTTCTGCTTTGTATTGGGTCCATCGACATAGCTATCGGAAATCCACTAGCCGAGCAACGGCTGCTGGATGTGCTACAAGATTTAAATGAGGGAGGCGTGCTTAGCATGAATGACTGTATTTAA